Proteins co-encoded in one Gouania willdenowi chromosome 1, fGouWil2.1, whole genome shotgun sequence genomic window:
- the LOC114462773 gene encoding LOW QUALITY PROTEIN: lysosomal alpha-mannosidase-like (The sequence of the model RefSeq protein was modified relative to this genomic sequence to represent the inferred CDS: deleted 1 base in 1 codon) — MGFDGFFFGRLDYQDRARRMRSKEQELLWRASDSLTPPMADLFTGILPNGYNPPDGFCWDQSCDDPPIRDDPDLEDYNVDDVVQRFVNIAIAQSTVYKTNHIIMTMGSDFQYENANLWYKNLDKLSLRQRPAGQRASKLMFLYSTPSWYLQELHRANLTWPLKTDDFLPYADNAHDFWTGTLPFRPALKRYERLSNSNLQTCNQLEVLGGSASRKGPFGVGDSHTMKNAMAVAQHHDAVSGTEKQHVANDYARRLANGWLHCQVVVSNSLAALSGSSAERLYCDNLNISVCPLTESSKKFSVTVYNPLARSVASAVRLPVNGSVYIVLDAGGKSVDCQVFPVSRATQDVRRNRGFATNELVFQAKAPPLGYTTYTVSVNQDGPPPSSTRCYTPTVVQNKFLQVTFDPDTGLLSSLSNLETKQSIKLTQNFYWYNASDGNNAHSNQSSGAYIFRPNTSTPFVISKTAKIESFQTSVVQEVRQWFSPWVSQVVRLYADSRAVELEWTVGPLPIADSLGKEVITRMDTSIQTAEYFYTDSNGREVLQRKKNFRPTWKLRQSEPVAGNYYPINSRAFIKDDVDQLTVVTDRSQGGGSLRNGSLEIMLHRRLLYDDTRGVAEPLNETSDIFPEGLVVRGRFLLTLDRPSSAADTHRPLAEEVVLQPLLTFTDGDLDPNTQREFSGLQAALPPAVHLLTLSQWDEDSVLLRLEHQFQTWESKVHSQPVTIQLQKLFSTVEVVGVSELNLSANQWKEEMKRLQWTPQSDVKTFDASPWEVTLRPMEIRTFVLRVKHR, encoded by the exons ATGGGATTTGATGGCTTCTTCTTTGGACGGCTGGACTACCAGGACCGAGCTCGCAGGATGAGGAGCAAAGAGCAGGAGCTTCTGTGGAGAGCCTCAGACAGCCTCACCCCCCCGATGGCTGACCTCTTtacag GGATCCTGCCCAATGGGTACAACCCTCCTGATGGATTCTGCTGGGATCAGTCATGTGACGACCCACCAATCAGGGACGACCCCGATCTGGAAGATTACAATGTTGATGATGTGGTGCAGCGCTTCGTCAACATAGCTATCGCTCAG TCCACTGTGTACAAAACCAACCACATCATCATGACCATGGGCTCAGACTTCCAGTATGAAAACGCCAACCTGTGGTATAAGAACCTGGACAAACTATCCCTACGTCAACGCCCAGCAGGCCAACGGGCATCAAAGTTAATGTTCCTTTACTCCACGCCATCCTGG TACCTCCAAGAGCTGCACCGTGCTAACCTCACCTG GCCTTTGAAAACTGATGACTTTCTTCCCTATGCAGACAATGCTCACGACTTTTGGACTGGTACTTTACCATTCCGGCCTGCACTGAAACGCTATGAGAGGCTTAGCAACAGCAACCTTCAG acgTGTAACCAACTGGAAGTACTTGGTGGTTCAGCTTCCAGGAAGGGGCCCTTCGGAGTGGGGGACAGCCACACCATGA agaATGCCATGGCTGTGGCTCAGCACCACGATGCAGTGTCAGGCACTGAGAAGCAACATGTGGCTAACGACTATGCTAGGAGGCTAGCTAACGGCTGGCTGCACTGTCAG GTGGTGGTCAGTAACAGCCTGGCAGCTCTCAGTGGTTCCTCAGCAGAGCGACTTTACTGTGACAACCTCAACATCAGTGTGTGTCCTCTCACCGAGTCCAGCAAAAAG ttctCAGTCACTGTGTACAATCCTCTGGCTCGCTCTGTGGCCTCAGCTGTCAGGCTTCCAGTCAACGGCTCTGTGTATATAGTTTTGGATGCTGGTGGTAAATCTGTGGACTGTCAG GTGTTCCCAGTGTCTCGAGCCACTCAGGATGTGAGGAGAAACCGCGGCTTTGCCACCAACGAGCTGGTGTTCCAGGCTAAGGCTCCACCTCTGGGTTACACCACCTACACTGTGTCCGTCAACCAGGATGGACCCCCGCCCTCCTCCACACGATGCTACACGCCCACAGTGGTCCAGAACAAG tTCCTAcaagtgacctttgacccagaCACAGGTCTTTTGAGCAGCCTGAGTAACCTGGAAACCAAACAAAGCATTAAACTCACCCAGAATTTCTATTG gtaTAACGCAAGTGACGGCAACAACGCGCACAGTAACCAGTCATCTGGAGCGTATATCTTCAGGCCGAACACGTCCACTCCATTTGTCATCAGCAAGACGGCTAAAATAGAGAGTTTTCAG ACGTCGGTGGTGCAGGAGGTGAGGCAGTGGTTCTCTCCATGGGTTTCTCAGGTCGTTCGTCTCTATGCAGACAGTCGAGCTGTGGAGCTGGAGTGGACGGTCGGACCTTTACCCATTGC tgacagcctggggaaGGAAGTGATCACTCGTATGGACACCAGCATCCAAACAGCAGAATACTTCTACACAGACTCCAACGGCAGAGAGGTGCTGCAGAGGAA GAAAAATTTTCGGCCAACGTGGAAGCTGAGACAGTCGGAGCCTGTGGCTGGAAACTACTACCCCATCAACTCCCGTGCTTTCATCAAA GATGACGTAGACCAGCTCACTGTGGTGACGGATCGCTCTCAGGGAGGAGGAAGCCTTCGTAACGGTTCCCTGGAGATCATG CTCCATCGTCGGTTGCTCTACGATGACACGCGCGGCGTGGCTGAACCTCTCAACGAGACCTCCGACATCTTCCCAGAGGGGCTGGTGGTCCGTGGCCGCTTCCTGCTCACCCTCGACCGCCCGTCCAGCGCTGCCGACACCCACCGCCCACTGGCAGAGGAGGTGGTACTGCAGCCTCTGCTGACCTTTACCGATGGAGACCTGGACCCAAACACACAGAGGGAG ttctcAGGCCTCCAGGCTGCGCTGCCCCCTGCTGTCCACCTCCTGACTCTTAGCCAATGGGACGAGGACTCTGTGTTGCTGAGGCTGGAGCATCAGTTCCAGACGTGGGAGAGTAAAGTTCACTCACAGCCCGTCACGATCCAGCTGCAG AAGCTTTTCTCCACCGTGGAGGTTGTGGGCGTGTCTGAGCTGAACCTATCAGCCAATCAGTGGAAGGAAGAGATGAAACGTTTACAGTGGACGCCTCAGAGTG ATGTGAAAACCTTTGACGCGTCTCCATGGGAGGTGACGCTGAGGCCGATGGAGATCAGGACATTTGTGCTCAGAGTCAAACACAGATAG